The Virgibacillus siamensis genome includes a region encoding these proteins:
- a CDS encoding Msr family ABC-F type ribosomal protection protein → MEQLKLEITDVEVSFLDQLVLDIPKLSVYQFDRIGLVGKNGSGKSTLLKLINGSILPDKGTVHCLADIGYFEQTALPEEGGQDFELLGKLSVPQTDISKLSGGEQTRMKMAQVFSMYHDMLLVDEPTTHLDTAGTDFLLDQLAYYYGSLILVSHDRYVLDQLVTKIWEIKDGRITEYTGNYSDYVQQKELEKKQQQEQHELYVKEKNRLLNAADKKMEKAKKVTRSNKKLSKKDTKAKANKMFMTKSKGTSQKSVERAAKAIEQRVEQLDVVEAPEEEHPLYFHQSKALQMHNKFPVMADRLTLSVRNKILLQEASFQFPLGATIAITGKNGSGKTQLLRHIVRDGENIKLSPKVVFGVYEQMDFQFKKAETVLQYMENRSDHHEGRIRAVLDAMNFTGNDMKKDVRDLSGGESIRLALCQLFLGRYNVLVLDEPTNFLDIDCMVALEKFLKGYQGTVFLVSHDRTFVERTADVVYEMKDKKLNLK, encoded by the coding sequence ATGGAACAATTAAAACTCGAGATAACAGATGTTGAGGTGTCCTTTTTAGATCAATTGGTGTTGGATATTCCGAAACTTTCGGTGTATCAATTTGATCGGATTGGGCTTGTTGGAAAGAATGGGTCTGGAAAAAGTACGTTATTGAAACTGATAAATGGATCAATTTTGCCGGATAAGGGTACGGTTCATTGTCTGGCTGATATTGGGTATTTTGAACAGACAGCACTGCCGGAAGAAGGCGGGCAGGATTTTGAATTACTTGGGAAACTATCGGTTCCGCAAACAGATATTTCAAAATTAAGTGGCGGGGAACAAACGAGAATGAAGATGGCTCAAGTTTTTTCAATGTATCACGATATGCTGTTGGTTGATGAACCGACAACACATTTGGATACTGCCGGAACAGATTTTTTATTAGATCAGCTTGCTTATTATTATGGATCATTGATTCTTGTTAGTCATGATCGGTATGTTTTGGATCAGCTGGTAACCAAGATTTGGGAAATTAAAGACGGACGCATTACGGAATACACGGGTAACTACTCCGATTATGTGCAGCAGAAGGAATTGGAAAAGAAACAGCAGCAGGAGCAGCATGAGTTGTATGTAAAAGAAAAAAACCGGCTCTTGAATGCCGCAGATAAGAAAATGGAGAAGGCCAAAAAGGTGACGAGATCAAATAAAAAGCTTTCCAAAAAAGATACGAAGGCAAAAGCGAACAAAATGTTCATGACAAAATCAAAAGGGACCAGCCAGAAGTCAGTAGAGCGGGCAGCAAAAGCCATTGAGCAGCGTGTGGAACAGCTTGATGTTGTGGAAGCGCCAGAAGAAGAGCATCCACTTTATTTTCATCAGTCCAAGGCACTTCAAATGCACAATAAATTTCCGGTAATGGCTGACAGGTTGACCTTGTCTGTCAGGAATAAAATCCTTTTGCAGGAAGCCAGTTTTCAATTCCCGCTCGGAGCAACGATTGCAATAACGGGAAAAAACGGATCTGGAAAAACGCAACTTCTCAGGCATATTGTAAGAGATGGAGAAAATATTAAGTTGTCTCCCAAAGTAGTCTTTGGAGTTTATGAACAAATGGACTTTCAATTTAAGAAGGCAGAAACGGTTCTTCAGTATATGGAAAACAGAAGTGACCATCATGAGGGGAGGATACGGGCTGTTCTGGATGCTATGAATTTTACAGGCAATGACATGAAAAAAGATGTGCGTGATTTAAGCGGGGGAGAATCGATTCGACTTGCGTTGTGTCAGCTTTTTCTGGGAAGATACAATGTGCTTGTTTTGGATGAGCCGACGAATTTTTTGGATATCGATTGTATGGTTGCACTGGAAAAATTTTTGAAGGGCTATCAAGGAACGGTTTTCTTGGTATCACATGATCGGACGTTTGTGGAACGGACAGCTGATGTTGTATATGAGATGAAAGATAAAAAGTTGAACTTGAAATAA
- a CDS encoding YhdT family protein yields MDKKEINKMDYRYKIANKEALIGVGLVIFNFVWWFVFAYGMGSKDPAEYTYIFGLPAWFFYSCVLGFIVMVILVTVVVKKAFTEIPFDEEGDES; encoded by the coding sequence ATGGATAAGAAAGAAATTAACAAAATGGATTATCGGTATAAAATTGCCAACAAAGAAGCGCTGATTGGTGTTGGGCTGGTAATTTTTAATTTTGTCTGGTGGTTTGTATTCGCCTATGGAATGGGCAGTAAAGATCCAGCTGAATATACATATATTTTTGGTTTGCCGGCTTGGTTTTTTTACAGTTGCGTCCTTGGATTTATTGTAATGGTAATACTTGTGACAGTAGTTGTTAAAAAAGCCTTCACGGAGATTCCCTTCGACGAGGAAGGGGATGAATCATGA
- a CDS encoding LysR family transcriptional regulator, with product MDQHLSVFVTVAEKKNFSRAAEELHMTQPAVSQYIRMFEESVGTRLLERTNKYVRLNKAGEVVYHHAKEILGLYTNMQTLVDDLMNKANGPLSIGASYTFGEYVLPQIIAKLRKFYPNIEPEVTIANTSVIAEQVSAHQLDIGIVEGHFKDQQLRKEVFAADHMYVVTSPEHTLARKKIPVNIAELEQETWIVRESGSGTREATENMFRSIGISPAMRMTFSSTQPIKGTVEAGLGVSLLSQWAIQKDVRNGSLVILNVEGLPFKREFSFITKSPFQTKALEVFIDLLWNDKMEATMKE from the coding sequence GTGGATCAGCATTTAAGTGTGTTTGTAACAGTTGCGGAAAAGAAGAATTTTTCCAGGGCGGCTGAGGAACTGCATATGACGCAGCCCGCGGTAAGCCAGTATATCCGGATGTTTGAAGAGAGTGTTGGAACACGGCTTCTGGAACGAACGAATAAATATGTACGTTTAAACAAAGCAGGCGAAGTTGTCTATCATCATGCAAAAGAGATATTAGGGCTTTATACGAACATGCAAACGCTTGTCGATGATCTTATGAATAAGGCGAATGGACCGCTGTCGATTGGAGCAAGTTATACTTTTGGAGAGTATGTATTGCCTCAAATCATTGCCAAATTGCGTAAATTTTACCCAAACATTGAACCGGAAGTTACCATAGCGAATACGTCAGTAATTGCCGAACAGGTGTCGGCACATCAATTGGATATCGGCATCGTCGAGGGGCATTTTAAGGATCAGCAGCTAAGGAAAGAAGTGTTTGCAGCGGATCATATGTATGTGGTCACATCACCGGAACATACCCTTGCCAGGAAAAAAATACCTGTGAATATAGCGGAATTGGAACAGGAAACATGGATTGTTCGGGAAAGTGGATCTGGAACAAGGGAAGCAACGGAAAATATGTTTCGGAGTATCGGTATTTCCCCGGCAATGCGCATGACATTCAGCAGTACACAACCAATTAAAGGAACGGTAGAAGCGGGGCTTGGTGTTTCCCTGTTGTCCCAATGGGCTATCCAAAAAGATGTAAGAAATGGCAGCCTGGTAATCTTGAATGTTGAGGGGCTTCCTTTCAAACGGGAATTTTCATTCATTACGAAATCACCGTTTCAAACAAAGGCATTGGAAGTTTTTATTGATCTGCTATGGAATGATAAAATGGAAGCAACGATGAAGGAGTGA
- a CDS encoding MGMT family protein, with product MEKFTADVIKIIESIPSGNVMTYGQIAKCAGNPRGARQVSRILHSMSKKHNLPWHRVINAEGKITIRDEEMAQVQKMSLEAEGIVFPNGYQIDLDKYQHRI from the coding sequence ATGGAAAAATTCACTGCTGATGTCATCAAAATTATAGAAAGTATCCCCAGCGGAAACGTCATGACATATGGTCAGATAGCTAAATGCGCGGGAAATCCCAGAGGAGCAAGACAGGTTTCACGAATTCTTCATTCCATGAGCAAAAAACACAATCTTCCATGGCACCGGGTTATAAATGCGGAAGGGAAAATCACAATCCGTGATGAAGAAATGGCCCAAGTGCAAAAAATGTCTCTGGAAGCGGAGGGAATTGTATTTCCAAACGGCTATCAAATCGATCTCGATAAATATCAGCACCGCATCTAA
- a CDS encoding 5'-nucleotidase C-terminal domain-containing protein has protein sequence MKNPTVKRILSLLLIFTLVFMNYATLVEAAGSENTAEGLFISEYVEGSSYNKAIELYNGTGNPVDLSDFELDLYSNGATEPTQSVQLSGTLEHNDVYVIAHQNASAEILAEADLENTAVINFNGNDAFVLKKNGNVVDAIGIIGDDSEFAKDITLVRNAAVQQPNATYDAAEWTDYTKDTFAYLGSHTMDGAGTEDPPDEPGDPGEMYTIADARDLPDGTAVTVEGIVTVDSNAISNGAQFTTYIQDETGGINLFAFEQGDFPELEEGDSVKVSGELNSYNGLKEVVPSSIEVLETGQELPEPQSITLADLQNTAAAESYEGELVQVNGYIDNIPESPAGGGYNISLIDSDYNGTTLRVMENALDISQIEPEKWYDITAIVSQYNNYQLLPTEQADIQVADEQPKPPSAEGTYESTVASITDGDTIHLETPVLGASKVRFLNIDTPETYTAHNDDPARDEINADQKAHGEEAKAYMKDLLQPGDKVKVKVGEEPTDSYGRLLAEIVRKEDGKNINLEMVRKGYAVTYFIAPFNEEVYPTYQNAVKEAKDAGLGIWNPDDPLLELPFVFRTHDNQEAFDKYVGNSDTMKYVLPENWADVPVEKRVFFWDEASAQANGYTFAGSDEGTPDGNLSVQLLSMNDLHGKIDQEYELDPDGDGTFHMYGKMDYTAAAIKQHEQTNPNTLIVHAGDMIGGSSPVSGLLQDEPTVEVMEEIGFDVGTVGNHEFDEGTDELLRMVNGGEHPDGTKNYDGMNFPVLCANCVYKDNGDTFLPPYHVEKVDGEKIGFVGVITQEAAGMVMPSGIQDIEFTDASTAANEAVAELKAQGVESIVLLAHIPGQQSGDTVTGQAADLANTVDDEVDVIFSAHNHVVNNGVVDGKLIVQASEYGKAFADVDVEIDRETGDIVSKEAEVVFVNQNQVEPDPAVSNILQKYADMVAPIINEVVGYNAQDLTGDYSNNGDHGLGNLIADGMNAAMDSDFAMMNGGGIRDDLLAGKITWGDLYNIQPFGNTLMMFEIKGEDLYPIIQAQLSPQYGPDYSISGFHYTWNPETNEVVDITLSDGSPIDMDETYTLTVNNYMGTSTGDKYAPIGELGENPITGPSDLEATVEFVKNLNSSETNPITYGPEGRITTSDGTGDGEQPEEAVIVPKDNNGTATVHTSDLRALNNGVRAIINIYNEKKPRRLLLNKKQVDILQEKDVTLVVTNGENSEEIVMRDFEGTVLKVSLQ, from the coding sequence ATGAAAAATCCAACGGTAAAGCGGATACTAAGTCTATTGCTTATTTTCACGCTCGTTTTCATGAACTATGCCACGCTCGTCGAAGCTGCAGGCAGTGAAAATACGGCAGAGGGATTATTTATCTCGGAATATGTGGAAGGAAGCTCGTACAATAAAGCAATTGAGCTTTACAATGGTACGGGGAACCCGGTTGATCTGTCCGATTTTGAATTGGATCTTTACAGCAACGGGGCAACAGAGCCGACGCAATCGGTACAGTTGTCCGGAACTTTGGAACATAATGATGTATATGTAATCGCACATCAGAATGCAAGTGCGGAAATCTTGGCGGAAGCCGATTTGGAGAACACAGCCGTAATTAATTTTAATGGAAATGATGCATTTGTTTTGAAAAAGAACGGCAATGTGGTTGATGCAATCGGCATAATCGGTGATGACAGTGAATTTGCCAAGGATATTACGCTGGTACGCAATGCGGCAGTTCAGCAGCCGAATGCAACATATGATGCAGCGGAATGGACTGATTATACCAAGGATACGTTCGCCTATCTTGGGAGTCACACGATGGATGGTGCAGGTACAGAAGACCCGCCGGATGAGCCAGGTGATCCCGGTGAAATGTACACTATTGCAGATGCCCGTGATTTACCTGATGGTACTGCAGTGACAGTGGAAGGAATTGTAACCGTTGACAGCAATGCAATCAGTAATGGTGCGCAGTTTACAACCTACATACAAGACGAGACAGGCGGCATCAATCTGTTTGCATTTGAACAAGGTGATTTTCCGGAGCTGGAAGAAGGAGACAGTGTAAAGGTTTCCGGGGAACTCAATTCATATAATGGGTTGAAAGAAGTTGTACCTTCATCCATTGAGGTTCTCGAAACGGGACAGGAACTGCCTGAACCGCAATCTATTACACTTGCTGATCTTCAGAACACTGCGGCAGCAGAGTCATACGAAGGTGAGCTTGTCCAGGTGAATGGTTACATTGATAATATCCCTGAAAGTCCTGCCGGCGGTGGATATAATATTTCACTGATTGATTCCGACTACAATGGCACGACGCTTAGGGTGATGGAAAATGCACTTGATATTTCACAGATTGAACCTGAAAAATGGTATGATATTACGGCTATCGTCAGCCAGTATAATAACTATCAGTTACTTCCGACTGAACAAGCGGATATTCAGGTTGCCGATGAACAGCCAAAACCACCATCAGCGGAAGGGACCTATGAATCTACCGTTGCCAGTATAACAGATGGTGACACAATTCATTTGGAAACACCGGTGCTTGGTGCATCAAAAGTACGCTTTTTAAATATCGATACGCCGGAAACGTATACGGCACATAATGATGATCCGGCCAGGGATGAAATCAATGCCGATCAAAAGGCGCATGGCGAGGAAGCAAAAGCATATATGAAAGATTTGCTCCAGCCTGGTGACAAAGTAAAAGTAAAAGTCGGCGAGGAACCAACCGATTCTTATGGAAGATTACTGGCGGAAATTGTCCGAAAAGAAGATGGGAAAAATATTAATCTCGAAATGGTGAGGAAAGGTTATGCGGTAACATATTTTATCGCACCGTTTAATGAAGAAGTTTACCCGACCTATCAAAATGCAGTAAAAGAAGCAAAAGATGCCGGACTTGGTATCTGGAATCCGGACGATCCGCTGCTGGAACTGCCGTTTGTTTTCCGGACACACGATAATCAAGAAGCATTTGATAAGTATGTAGGAAACTCAGATACAATGAAATATGTGCTGCCGGAAAACTGGGCAGATGTTCCTGTTGAAAAGCGCGTGTTTTTCTGGGATGAAGCATCAGCGCAGGCAAATGGCTATACATTTGCAGGAAGCGATGAAGGTACACCGGATGGAAATCTGTCAGTACAACTGCTCAGCATGAACGACCTGCATGGTAAAATTGATCAGGAATATGAGCTTGATCCGGATGGGGACGGCACATTCCATATGTACGGAAAAATGGATTATACCGCTGCAGCGATTAAACAGCACGAACAAACCAATCCAAACACATTAATTGTTCATGCAGGTGATATGATTGGCGGAAGTTCACCGGTATCCGGTTTGCTGCAGGATGAACCGACCGTTGAAGTAATGGAGGAAATCGGGTTTGATGTCGGCACTGTCGGCAATCACGAATTTGATGAAGGAACCGATGAACTGCTGCGCATGGTCAATGGTGGGGAGCATCCGGACGGCACAAAAAATTATGACGGCATGAACTTCCCGGTACTGTGTGCCAATTGTGTATACAAAGATAACGGTGATACATTCCTTCCACCTTACCATGTGGAGAAGGTTGATGGTGAAAAAATCGGCTTTGTTGGTGTTATCACACAAGAGGCAGCAGGTATGGTGATGCCATCGGGAATCCAGGATATCGAGTTTACCGATGCTTCAACGGCGGCGAATGAAGCTGTTGCCGAGTTAAAGGCACAAGGTGTTGAATCCATTGTCCTGCTGGCACATATCCCCGGCCAGCAAAGTGGTGATACTGTCACCGGACAGGCTGCTGATTTAGCCAATACGGTAGACGATGAGGTCGATGTGATTTTTTCCGCACATAACCATGTTGTCAACAATGGTGTGGTCGATGGGAAATTAATCGTGCAGGCCTCTGAATACGGAAAAGCATTTGCCGATGTTGATGTAGAGATTGACCGCGAAACTGGTGATATTGTCAGCAAGGAAGCGGAAGTAGTGTTTGTAAACCAAAATCAGGTTGAACCTGACCCGGCAGTAAGCAATATTTTGCAAAAATACGCTGACATGGTCGCACCAATCATTAATGAAGTGGTCGGCTATAATGCTCAGGATCTGACCGGAGATTATTCCAATAATGGGGATCACGGGCTTGGCAACTTGATTGCTGATGGCATGAATGCAGCTATGGACAGCGACTTCGCGATGATGAATGGCGGCGGAATCCGTGATGATCTGCTTGCGGGTAAAATTACGTGGGGCGATTTGTACAATATTCAGCCATTCGGCAACACACTTATGATGTTTGAAATCAAAGGCGAGGATCTTTATCCAATCATTCAGGCACAGCTGTCACCGCAATACGGACCGGACTACAGCATCAGCGGCTTCCACTATACATGGAATCCGGAAACGAATGAAGTAGTCGATATCACATTGTCGGACGGTTCGCCAATCGATATGGATGAGACTTACACATTGACGGTAAATAATTATATGGGCACGTCAACAGGTGATAAATATGCGCCAATCGGTGAACTTGGCGAAAATCCGATAACTGGCCCATCTGATCTGGAAGCTACTGTTGAGTTTGTTAAAAACCTGAACAGCTCGGAAACGAATCCAATCACATATGGCCCGGAAGGAAGGATTACAACCTCTGATGGTACCGGTGACGGTGAGCAGCCAGAAGAAGCGGTCATTGTGCCGAAAGATAATAACGGAACTGCAACTGTGCACACGAGTGATTTGCGTGCCCTCAATAACGGTGTCCGCGCGATTATCAATATCTACAATGAGAAAAAGCCAAGAAGACTGCTGCTGAATAAGAAGCAGGTAGATATTTTGCAGGAAAAGGATGTTACACTTGTCGTGACGAATGGCGAAAATTCGGAGGAAATCGTGATGCGGGACTTTGAAGGCACTGTGCTGAAAGTCAGTCTGCAGTAG
- a CDS encoding YeiH family protein: MANNAGVQSSAGKWIGGVAFTFFIALLGYLLAMVPGFDRVGQLACAIIIAIIYRQFFGYPEIIRSGIGFSSKRLLRAAIILYGLKLNIDVVLNDGLGLLARDAGVILFAILLTVWLAKVFKANHTISLLLGVGTGVCGAAAIAAVAPIIKAKDEDTAIGVGIIAMMGTIFAIGYTIIRPILPMTPVEYGTWSGSSLHEVAHVALAAAPGGENALAIALLAKLGRVFLLVPLCFILIYFMKRKNKSSEQPDTKVEFPWFLVGFIILSILGSYVFGHSIPVSDDVMNIVFAITNWLLTAAMVGLGLNVSLRDLRTKALKPLIAMAITSVCLSVIVYFIV; the protein is encoded by the coding sequence ATGGCAAACAATGCAGGTGTTCAATCATCCGCCGGCAAGTGGATTGGCGGGGTGGCGTTCACATTTTTCATAGCACTATTGGGATACCTACTGGCGATGGTGCCGGGATTTGACCGTGTCGGGCAGCTGGCCTGCGCTATTATCATTGCAATTATTTACAGACAGTTTTTCGGTTACCCGGAAATCATTCGCTCGGGAATCGGTTTTTCATCGAAAAGATTGTTGCGGGCTGCCATTATTTTATACGGACTTAAACTAAATATCGATGTTGTGTTAAATGACGGATTGGGACTGCTCGCCCGTGATGCCGGTGTTATCCTGTTTGCAATCCTGCTGACCGTTTGGCTTGCAAAGGTTTTTAAGGCAAACCACACCATCTCCCTGTTACTCGGAGTTGGTACAGGTGTCTGTGGGGCAGCCGCGATTGCTGCTGTTGCACCGATTATAAAAGCAAAAGATGAAGATACTGCTATCGGCGTTGGGATAATCGCCATGATGGGGACCATTTTTGCGATTGGCTATACGATTATACGTCCAATCCTGCCAATGACTCCAGTTGAATACGGTACATGGTCTGGATCCAGCCTGCATGAAGTGGCCCATGTTGCACTAGCTGCTGCACCAGGCGGGGAAAATGCATTGGCAATTGCACTTCTGGCAAAATTGGGCCGGGTATTTTTACTGGTTCCACTATGTTTTATCTTAATTTACTTTATGAAAAGGAAAAACAAATCATCGGAACAACCGGACACGAAAGTGGAGTTTCCATGGTTCCTGGTTGGCTTTATCATCCTTAGTATTCTGGGAAGTTATGTGTTTGGACATTCCATTCCGGTATCAGATGATGTGATGAATATCGTCTTCGCAATTACCAACTGGCTCCTAACTGCCGCAATGGTTGGACTTGGTCTGAATGTTAGTCTTCGTGATTTGCGAACCAAAGCACTAAAACCATTGATAGCAATGGCTATTACGTCCGTGTGTCTATCCGTAATTGTTTACTTCATTGTCTGA
- a CDS encoding NAD(P)/FAD-dependent oxidoreductase, whose translation MNGEHELFDVTIIGGGSAGLFAAYYTGMRDMKTKIIENQSELGGTVSVFYPEKYIYDVGGISKISGEELVSQLKEQALMFDPTIIYNQKIEQLNQQDDGTYILTTHSGEVHYTKTVIIAVGPGAFSVNRLKLNHGYIDAGDHIHYETVDPEKFAGKDVLLYGGINSAVTLANSLSGIAKKVYLMHKHNKFKSLESELDQLHKSNVEILTPYTMTGLDGDALSAVHARHIKTKEDQIIPVDDLIICQGYSFDLSPVSDWGFTLESRRIPVNENMETHMKGVFVAGDIAGYPQKWRLLASAFNEAITAANHAKYHVDPSAVKQVYSSIVLDE comes from the coding sequence ATGAATGGGGAACATGAATTGTTTGATGTAACGATAATCGGCGGCGGGTCTGCCGGTTTATTTGCGGCGTATTATACCGGCATGCGGGATATGAAAACAAAAATTATTGAAAATCAATCAGAACTTGGCGGGACAGTTTCTGTTTTCTATCCGGAAAAATATATTTATGATGTGGGCGGCATTTCCAAAATTTCCGGTGAGGAGTTGGTCAGCCAACTGAAAGAACAGGCACTTATGTTTGACCCCACCATCATTTACAACCAAAAAATCGAGCAGCTTAATCAGCAAGATGATGGAACATATATCCTTACAACACATTCCGGTGAAGTGCATTACACCAAAACTGTGATTATTGCAGTCGGCCCGGGTGCATTTTCCGTTAATCGATTAAAATTAAATCATGGATACATTGATGCCGGAGACCATATTCATTATGAAACGGTTGATCCTGAAAAATTTGCCGGAAAGGATGTCCTCCTTTATGGTGGCATAAATAGTGCTGTAACGCTGGCAAACAGCCTATCAGGCATTGCCAAAAAAGTGTATCTGATGCATAAACATAATAAATTTAAGTCGTTGGAATCGGAACTCGACCAACTTCACAAGTCGAATGTTGAAATCCTGACACCATATACAATGACAGGACTTGACGGAGACGCCCTTTCTGCCGTCCATGCCCGGCATATTAAGACAAAGGAAGATCAGATTATCCCGGTCGATGATTTGATTATTTGCCAAGGCTACAGCTTTGACTTGTCACCGGTTTCGGATTGGGGATTCACATTGGAAAGCAGGCGGATTCCGGTCAATGAAAACATGGAAACACATATGAAAGGTGTTTTTGTCGCGGGTGATATTGCCGGCTATCCGCAAAAATGGCGCCTGCTCGCATCCGCCTTTAATGAAGCAATTACTGCCGCCAATCATGCCAAATACCATGTCGATCCCTCCGCGGTAAAACAGGTGTATAGCTCGATTGTGCTTGATGAATAA
- a CDS encoding erythromycin resistance leader peptide, translating to MTHSMRLRFPTLNK from the coding sequence GTGACACATTCGATGAGATTGCGTTTCCCAACTTTGAACAAGTAA
- the panF gene encoding sodium/pantothenate symporter, with translation MNWQALVPLVAFLIIIFIVGVWAGKYVKSTTSFLQEYFLGSRNLGGFVLAMTMTATYGSASSFIGGPGVAYNEGLGWVLLAMSQVATGYFVLMILGKKFAIVTRKYNAVTLVDFLKERYQSKWVVLLSACSIVIFLFSAMAAQWIGGARLIQSLIGISYTSALFIFALSVLVYVVIGGFRAVALTDAIQGIIMFVGTLILLIATIIAGGGIPNIMSDLANENPNLVTPFGAEGTLTPTYVSSFWILVGVGVVALPQIAVRAMSYKSARSMHRALIIGTVVVGFIMLNMHLIGVFARPILPGIEVGDKVMPLIALEVLPKWLAGVVLAAPMAAIMSTVDSLLLLVSSAIVKDLYLNYVRPDASHEKIKRLSMGITALLGIIIFIIALDPPNLIIWLNLFAFGGLEAAFIWPIIMGLYWEKGNKYGALSSMVTGIGLYILSESFFPKPFGLHSVVLPIVVSFFVYVLVSISTEKFARELSMNG, from the coding sequence ATGAACTGGCAGGCATTGGTTCCATTAGTGGCATTTTTAATCATTATTTTCATCGTTGGTGTTTGGGCAGGTAAATATGTCAAAAGCACCACCTCTTTTTTGCAGGAATATTTTCTTGGAAGCCGGAATCTTGGTGGTTTTGTACTGGCAATGACGATGACTGCTACATATGGAAGCGCAAGCAGTTTCATCGGCGGCCCGGGAGTTGCGTATAATGAGGGACTTGGCTGGGTTCTGCTGGCAATGTCACAGGTTGCGACCGGTTATTTTGTGTTGATGATTTTGGGGAAAAAATTCGCCATCGTCACCCGCAAGTATAATGCAGTGACACTGGTGGACTTTCTGAAGGAACGTTATCAGTCAAAATGGGTTGTATTGCTATCGGCATGCAGCATTGTCATTTTTCTATTTTCGGCAATGGCTGCGCAATGGATTGGCGGCGCGCGTCTAATTCAATCACTGATTGGCATTTCCTACACAAGCGCATTATTTATTTTTGCATTATCTGTTTTGGTTTATGTTGTTATCGGAGGGTTTCGGGCCGTAGCGTTGACCGATGCGATTCAAGGGATCATCATGTTTGTCGGCACGCTGATTTTGCTGATTGCAACGATTATTGCCGGTGGCGGAATCCCGAACATCATGTCAGACTTGGCTAATGAAAACCCGAATCTGGTAACACCGTTTGGTGCGGAAGGAACATTGACACCTACATACGTATCTTCTTTCTGGATTTTAGTCGGTGTTGGTGTGGTTGCATTGCCGCAAATAGCTGTACGGGCAATGTCATATAAAAGTGCCCGGTCCATGCATCGTGCACTGATTATCGGAACCGTAGTAGTCGGTTTCATTATGTTAAACATGCATCTGATCGGTGTGTTTGCACGACCGATTTTGCCCGGAATTGAAGTCGGTGACAAAGTGATGCCGCTGATTGCACTTGAGGTCTTGCCGAAATGGCTCGCCGGTGTTGTGCTGGCAGCGCCTATGGCAGCAATTATGTCGACGGTTGATTCGTTGCTGCTTCTAGTCAGTTCCGCAATCGTAAAAGACTTATATTTAAATTATGTCCGACCGGATGCTTCCCATGAAAAAATAAAACGTCTCAGTATGGGAATTACCGCCCTGTTAGGCATCATCATATTTATCATAGCACTGGATCCGCCCAATCTGATAATATGGTTGAATTTGTTTGCATTCGGCGGACTGGAGGCAGCCTTTATCTGGCCGATTATTATGGGGCTTTATTGGGAAAAAGGCAATAAATACGGTGCACTTTCTTCGATGGTTACCGGGATTGGATTATATATATTGTCCGAGTCATTCTTCCCTAAGCCGTTTGGACTGCATTCCGTGGTATTGCCGATTGTTGTATCGTTCTTTGTTTACGTGCTGGTCAGTATCAGTACAGAGAAGTTTGCAAGGGAACTTAGCATGAATGGGTAG
- a CDS encoding DUF4064 domain-containing protein encodes MKRTGEIVLSIIGVVLYALCALGGFIGASVLNNEQLMSNLANEMATPQMPASDIMTMFDTASGGIMLFGIISVVSLILGIVAAVMLKGNKKPKAAGIILIITSVLGTIVTVLGVVIPAIFLLIAGIMALARKPKPAPDASPTAESRIDKHN; translated from the coding sequence ATGAAACGGACAGGAGAAATTGTGTTATCGATTATAGGGGTTGTACTATATGCATTATGTGCATTGGGAGGATTTATTGGAGCATCTGTATTAAACAATGAGCAACTTATGTCAAACCTTGCTAATGAAATGGCCACCCCGCAAATGCCGGCAAGTGATATTATGACGATGTTTGATACGGCTTCGGGGGGAATTATGCTCTTCGGTATTATTTCTGTTGTATCATTAATTTTGGGTATTGTTGCAGCTGTAATGCTAAAAGGAAATAAGAAACCGAAAGCTGCCGGAATTATTTTAATTATTACATCAGTGCTCGGTACCATTGTGACTGTTCTTGGTGTAGTGATACCGGCGATTTTCCTCTTGATTGCCGGAATTATGGCGTTGGCACGTAAGCCAAAACCGGCACCAGATGCATCGCCAACTGCGGAAAGCAGAATCGATAAGCATAATTAA